The stretch of DNA GCACCGCTCGAGGGTGACCTTCCCCGCGCGCTCCACCTCCGCGGCGCGGCACCGGGCCGCGGACACCTCCCGCGCGccctccgcgcgcgccgcgccgcaccggtCGAACGCAACCGCGCCGACGCCCTCGGCGGCCGCGTCGCCGCAGAGCGTGAACCGCGCGGttgtggccgcgccgccggccccggccccggccccggcgcggACGAGGACGCTCCGGAGGccctcggcggcgaggtggcccgGGGCGGTGACGGTGAccgtgccgccggcggcgccgtagAGTGTCCCCTCGCGGATGGGCGTCTCGACGccgtcgaggacgacgacgaacaGGGGGTCCGCGGCGGAGGTGGATGCGCCGGCGGGCTTGGCCTCGACGAGCGCCATCGGGTTTGCTGGCCGGTGAGCTGGAGCGCTGCTCCTAGGCATCGATCCCCGCCAGCCTTTTGGTGGTTCGGGTAGGTCGGCTGTCCAGCCGGCTGAGGCCGAAAGATGTGAGCTTTTTGGCGGTGGATCGCGATCTTTGGGGTCGGAATGAATGTGTGGGGTGGTTGCGCAGTTGGTCCTATCGGGTCTCTTTATTGGCGTACGGTTTGCTAGCGTGTTCGTGGACCATCTGGGATGAGAAACCTTCCCGGAAACACGCTGCCACACCCACACCGAGTGACGGGCGTGTCCTGCCGGCATTTCCGTGTGTTCATCGAGGGCATTACTTTAACCCCGGTGCGTACCCAAAAGCCCATAGACGACGGGGAAAGCAATTTTCCCCAACGGCTGCACGGCCGCAAGCGCCCAAGATAAAGTTTGCTAGGGACACGTAGACTCGTGTGATGGCTTGTGTATCACCTCGTCTTGTAGTGCGCGTGGGATTGTTGCGGGCCTGGGAGCCGGATCACCAAGCCAGCTTCCGTAAACTCTGTCCACCACGTTGTTTTAATTTGATGCGCTTAAGTTTGGAATGACTTTTGTCCACATGCCACCGAGCGTCGCTCAGCTTCGGTCCAATCAAGTCAAGTGTCCACTTGCTTCTCAGCATTTGAACAACTGAATTGAGCTGCGCCTCAAACCCAAATCCACGGGAAGATATAATGGGGTACTGTTTGCGAAACACAGTGACCCTCATGCATGCGTGTCCGCACATACCCTCTATAATACGCGCGCGCACATACATCTGAAAGATTGGATTGGCATTCtagagtttttttatttttttagaaagggATCTGATTTCATTAAAAAATAACTTTCTTTTACAATTGAGACctcaacataaaataaaattacattgaaGCACGTCACTGGATCTCTACCCTTCGTCATCCTTGCAACCGGCGCCGTCCACTGCTTAAGGAAACTCTATTGCCGTGGAACAGCACCAGATCCGAACAGAACCACAGTCCCCACCAACAAAAGACTTCACAGATGTGGAGGCCGCAAAAGAGGCGTTGTATGCTCAAACACTGTAGCGAGCAAAAGGCGCCGAAAGCACATCGACCATATCTTCTGAAGGTTGAACCGAACATAAGATCCGACGCCGCCATTAGCCATTACCAATGGCGGCCGGAAGAGCAGATCCGCCGCCGCTAGTAGTAGCACCAGCGATCGGAAAGGGCGATTCCACCAGAGGGGAAAACAGATCCAATCCCTCCTCAAAGAGGATTAGGCCAACGTACCTCGATCTCTCAATGAAGAATGCGACGTCTCCGAAGAAAACGACACATCCACCGAAGAAGATCCAATACGACATAGAAAGCCAAATCGAAAACATTAAAAAGACGATTCAAGGTTTAACATAATTAttttgaaagaaagaaaaattatTGGAAAAAAATCTATAAATAAAGTAGATCTTCAAGAGACCCCGCCCCCTTGCCACCGGCTGGGAAGCCGGAGATGAGAGGAGACGGTGCcataggcggcggcggcagcgggcggcaagcgcggcgcggaggcgatTCGCCCGAGTCGCCCTAGGGCGACGCGGGGGACGAGGCGATCCTGCTTATTTTGCGAAGAGTTGTTTCCACTTTCTGGCATGTCTAGAGATTAATCGAGTTACAAGCAACGAAACGAAAAGATGTAGCTTCTGagataaatttagaaaaaaaaatgtgaaaccAGTGACCTCTATGCTAAGTAGAGAACTCGAACCTTGATACAGTAAATAAAAGAGCAATGATCAAGCGTGTGAACTGCAAAATGTAACTCATAAGACAAACAATATTACTCCCACCGTCCTTTACTTTAATACATGGTGTTTTTTAGCTGAAAAAGAAGTAATCAATGACATATATTAGAGAACAGAGAgagcatttttttatttactattGTTATAATGTACACACATGATACATTGGCAAGATGTTAAAAGAACATTGAATTGAAAAATACACAGTCGAGGCATATATAGTTCTTCGTATATATCCGGCTCCTCGTTCCCCATCATCACACAAATATGAAATATAATATCATGGTGGCTGGCCGGACGACGGCATCTCACTCATGTAGAGCTCCCCCGGTTCACTTGCTCATGATTTCCACCGGCGCCGCCCAGGCAGGCTATGCCTGCTGGTCCACTGGCGGCGGCGACACGGGCTTCAGCGCC from Panicum virgatum strain AP13 chromosome 9K, P.virgatum_v5, whole genome shotgun sequence encodes:
- the LOC120648397 gene encoding uncharacterized protein LOC120648397, with product MPRSSAPAHRPANPMALVEAKPAGASTSAADPLFVVVLDGVETPIREGTLYGAAGGTVTVTAPGHLAAEGLRSVLVRAGAGAGAGGAATTARFTLCGDAAAEGVGAVAFDRCGAARAEGAREVSAARCRAAEVERAGKVTLERCRDARLRGGGALRAARCRSADVESFGGARLARCKAARLHWCGTVEVDMCRAVDVTRCGAVTGDRCRVVNAAGCGTVAVAHAEVNMLEEGEEQRLQ